The Chitinimonas arctica region GCAACCCAGCCAGCGCGCCGTATTGCACTACTACCTGGGCCTGACTACCCAACGGCGCGAACTGGTCACCGAGCCGGGCTGCGACTGGCTGCTGCGGCAGGCCGGTAGTGAAGCCCTCAGCGCCCCCGGCGGCTGGCGCGAAGTATGGCAAGGCGCCAGGCCGGGCGACCGCAACGAGCGCTATTACCTGTATCGGCGGGAAGCGACGGAATAAGACCAAGGTACCGGCAAGCGACACTACTCCGACTGCCGGACTGGTGGCCGCAAGGTGACCTCGGCTAAACTACGGCCTATGCACACCATCCAGACATCCCACTTGCAAATGCTGTTGGCCAGCTGCCTGGCGCTGGGTTGTCTGGTCACGGCCCACGCGGAACCGCGTGGTGCGCTGGTGCCACCGGTGGATGCCATGACCCAGTCGCGCGTGCCCAGCCAGGACGCGCAGGGCAAGGCCGAAAACAAGGTTGCCCAGAAAAGTCCGGCGCCATGCTGCGCATCGGGCAGCCGGAACTGCCCGGCCAAATGCACCAGTCCCTGCGTCAAGCCGCCGGCCAGGAACGGCTATTTCGGCTCGCTATTCGGCCTGCTGGACAGCCGTCCCAGCTGCCCTCGCCGCGATATCGCCGGCAACGACGAAGAGGACACGGCCCCCCTGCCCTCGCCGGACCGGCCGCCCCGGCTGATCTGATGGATTTGGTGCCGAGCTAACTCGGCATCATCAAGCGTACGCCGTAGCCCCCACCCATGACCTCCAGGCTGAACAAGCGATCGATATTGGGATGCTTGCCGGGATGCTTACGGGCATCGTCGGCGTGTTCGCAATACAGCCATTGACCCAATCGGGCGGCTTTCGGGGTGATCGCGCCAAAGTCGCGGAACAGGGCATGATAGACCGCCAGCGAGCCGGCCTGGCCCGGACGGTTCTCGATAATGGCTTCCAGCTTGCCTTCCCGCCATAGCTGCATACCGGCCAGATGATCGATGCGCGGCAGCACCGCCAAGGCATCCTGGAAGGGCAGGCAAGGGGCTTGTTGCAGCAGGTTCTTGCTGGCTTCGCGGAATTTCGGGGCGCGGCTATCGCGCAGCCATTCGAACAGCGCCATCTCGCGCGTCACGATCACCACGCCGGCGGCGGCCGCGCGGGCCAGCGCCGCAGCCTTGTCCTCGCGGCCACGCGCGCCGATGGCATCGCTGACCAGGAAAACCTGCTTCCCCTGGGCCTGTAGTTCCAAAGCAGTTTGCAGTACGCAGACATGCGCTTCGATACCGCAAATCAATACCTGGCTACGTGCTTCGACGGGCGTGTTCCGCAAACAATCGGCGGCCACGCAGGAGAATAAGGTCTTGTCCACCACGGGCGCGTCGGGTGCGGCGCTTTTCAACAAGCCGAGCGTTGCGCCCAGCCCTTGTGGGTATTGCTCCGAAAAGACCACCGGCACGCCATTGAGTTTGGCGGCGTCCAGCAGCCAGCGCATGGACGCAAGCAGGCGGGGGGCGTCGTGAATGGCCGCGATCAGCTTCTCTTGTACGTCCACTACCAGCAGACTACAGTCCTCGGCGCGCATCAGCATGACGGGTCTCCTTACCGTTATCGCAAGGCCTTCATGCTACCTGTCCAGCTCGCCAGGAAAAAGCGGAATCCACCCTACCCGCTTGCCGCCTGGATTATTCCGCCTCATCCATCCAACACAGCTGAATCCCTTCCAGGATTTTTTCGCCGCAATGTTTGGGGTCGTCGTTAAAGCCGTCCAAGGCCAGTACCCATTCCATCAGATCGGTAAAGCGCACCGCCTTGGGGTCGGTATCGGGAAACTTATCCGCGAGGGCGATGGCGATTTCGCGGGAATCGGTCCACTTCATTTTGCTTGCTCCAGTTTGATATCTGCGATCGGGGCGCTGTTCTCGCGTATCAGGCGGGAGGCTGGGACGAGCTATCTGGAGCGTCGGGTGCCGTGGCGTCCTGCGGCTTGGCTGCTTCGGCCGGAGTGCTCTCGGCCGGCTTGGGCGCCACGACGGCCGGCTTGGCTTCCACCACGGCGGGTGGTGGTGGCGCCGAGATCGTGTTCGGTTTCAGCTCCAGCTTTTTCGCCTTGGCCTTCGCCTCGGCAGGCGGCGTATCGCCGTATTGCACGCGGCCGTTCTGGTCTACCCATTTGTAGATATCGGCCGACACGCTAGCCGCCAGGCAAACCAGCAACGCAGGCAGGGCCAAGGCGGTCAGCATGCGGGGGGATTTCGTCGGTAACGTCATATCAGATGTCCCAATCCTTGTCGTGATGCTCACGCGCGTGGTTGATGGTGTATTTGGGGATTTCCACCGTCAGGTCGGACTGGGTGACCACCGCCTGACAGGAAAGCCGCGACAAGGGGGTCAAACCCCAAGCCTTGTCGAGCAGATCATCTTCTTCTTCCTCGCTGGGGGGAAGGCTTTTGAATCCTTCCCGCACGATCACGTGGCAGGTGGTACAGGCGCAGGACTGCTCGCAGGCGTGCTCGATGGCGATATCGTGGACCAGCAAGGCGTTGCAGACGGTTTCGCCGGCTTCGACCTCGAAACGGGCGCCATTGGGGCACAGTTCCTTATGGGGTAATACGGTAATGATGGGCACGTGGCGGCCTCTCTCTGTCTGTCGGCGCCTGACGGCGCCGCTGGGTTTATAGCTCGCTCAGTTTTTGGCCGGCCAGGCCACGCTTGACCGCCGCGTCCATGCGCAAGGCGGCGAACTCGCTGCTGGCCTGGTTCAGCTGCTCGGTCAGTTCGCGCAGGCGTGCGGCGTCGTCCTGCCCGGCGGCAAGCTGCAGTGCCTCCATGGCTTTGGTCAGCTTGTCACGTTCGGCTTGGTCAATCAGCGCACCATCGATCTCCAGCGCGTTGCGGGTGGCCGTCAGCAGGCTATCCGCCTCGACCCGCGCTTCGGCCAGGCCGCGCGCCGCCATATCGTCGGCGGCATGGGACATGGAATCCTGCAGCATGCGGGCGATTTCGTCGTCCGCCAGGCCGTAGGACGGCTTGACCACGATGCTGGTCTCCACCCCGGTGGATTGTTCGCGCGCCGACACCGACAACAAGCCGTCGGCATCCACCTGGAAGGTCACCCGGATGCGCGCCGCACCGGCCACCATGGGCGGGATGCCGCGCAGTTCGAAACGGGCCAGGCTGCGGCAATCGCTGATCAACTCACGCTCGCCCTGCACCACATGGATGGCCATGGCGGTCTGGCCGTCCTTGAAGGTGGTGAACTCCTGGGCCCGGGCGGTAGGGATGGTGCTGTTGCGGGGAATGACCTTCTCGGCCAGGCCGCCCATGGTCTCCAGGCCCAGCGACAGGGGAATCACATCCAGCAGCAACCACTCGTCATCGCCCTTGTTGCCGGCCAGGGCGTTGGCCTGCATGGCGGCGCCCAGGGCGACCACCTTGTCGGGATCGAGATTGGTCAGCGGCTCGCGGCCGAAATGCTCGGCCACCGCGCGGCGCACATGCGGCATGCGGGTAGCACCGCCCACCATCACCACGCCCTTGATATCGTCCAGGCAAAGCTGGGCATCGCGCATGGCCTTGCGGACCGGATTGATGGTCTTCTGCACCAGGTTGGCGGTAATTTGCTGGAAGACTTCCAGGGACAGCACCACATCGACCACGTCGCCGTTTTCCAGCCGGGCCATGATATGGGTGCTGTCATGCTCGGACAGCGCTTCCTTGGCTTCGCGCGCACGCGTCAGCAATAGCCGGGTATCGTGATCGCCCAGGCGGGTCAGGCCTGCCTGTTCCGCCACCCAGCAGAAGATGCGCTGATCGAAATCATCGCCGCCCAGGGCCGAATCGCCCGAGGTCGCCAGCACTTCGAACACGCCACGGCTGAGCCGGAGAATGGATACATCGAAGGTACCGCCGCCAAGATCGTAGATCACATACGTGCCTTCCGAGCCGTTATCCAGGCCGTAGGCGACCGCTGCGGCGGTAGGTTCGTTCAGGAGGCGCAGTACATTGAGGCCGGCCAGCGTGGCGGCATCCTTGGTGGCCTGCCGCTGTGCATCGTCGAAATAGGCCGGCACGGTGATCACCGCGCCCACCAGCTCGCCGCCCAGGCTGGCCTCGGCGCGCAGCTTCAATGCCCGCAGCACATCGGCCGACACGGCGACCGGGCTCTTGTCGCCGGCGACCGTCTTGATCTTGAGCATGCCCGGCGCATCGACGAAGCGGTAAGGCGTAGCGGCGGAATCCGGCAGATCCTTGACGCCGCGCCCCATGAAGCGCTTGACCGACACGATGGTGTTGCGGGGATCCTCGCTCTGCCGCGCCTGTGCGGCATGGCCCACCGTGATCTTGCCGGCCGCGTCGTAATGGACCACCGAAGGCAGCAGGGTGCGGCCCAGCTCGTCGGCCAGCACCACGGCGGAACCACTGCGCACGGTGGCGACCAGCGAGTTGGTGGTACCCAGGTCGATGCCTACCGCCAAACGGTGTTTATGCGGCTCGGCGGCTTGGCCAGGTTCGGCGATTTGGAATAGGGCCATGACGATCTATGCGGCTTCTGTAGTGTTGAGTGGTGGGTGGCTACGCTACTGGTCCAGCAACAGCTCGGTGGCGTCGTCGATTTCGCGCGCCAATTTTTCAAGGAACTTCAGCTTGCGGACCAGCAAGGCCGCTTCGGCATGGTCCTGGCGCGCATCGAGCGCCTCGGACAGTGCCGCTTCCAATAAACGTGTCTCGCCGCGCAGCTCGCCCGCCAATTTCTCCAGGGCAGCCACCTGCTTGTCCGCCCGGGCATCCGCCACGGCCTCGCGCCATTCCATCTGCTGCATCAGAAAGGCGGTGGGCATGCTGGTATTGGTTTCTTCCTGGGTATCCACGCCGGCCAGCTGCAAGAGATAGCGGGCGCGCCCCAGCGGCGACTTCAGGGTCTGGAATGCCTCGTTGACCCGGGTGGCGGCCTGCAGCGACAGGCGCTTGTCGGCATCGCCCAAGCCGGCGGCGCGGTCCGGATGGTAGCGCGACTGCAAGCCGAGATAGGCCGCGTCCAGCGCAGCCCTATCCAACCGGAAGCCGCGCGGCAGTCCGAACAAGGCAAAATGGTCCTGCGAGAAATCAAAAACCATATTCATCCGCCATCATCGCGCCGAACGCCAAAAAGCAGCGCCGCATCAGGGCGGCGCTGTTTTTCTTGGCTTGCTTTGCAGCGGACGGCGAACCACCCCCGCATCGCAAGCGGGCGCTCAGGTATTGAAACTTTCGCCGCAGCCGCACTCGTCCTTGACGTTGGGGTTATTGAACTTGAAACCTTCGTTCAACCCTTCCTTGACGAAATCCAGCTCGGTGCCATCCAGGTAAGGCAGGCTCTTGGCATCGGTAAAGATCTTTACCCCGAAGCTTTCGAACGCCAGGTCGTCGGTCGACGCTTCGTCGACAAACTCCAGCTTGTAAGCCATGCCCGAACAACCGGACGTGCGCACCGCCAGCCGGACACCGACGCCCTTACCGCGCTTGGCGATATATTTGGCGACGTGCCTGGCGGCACTTTCAGACAGGGAAAGACCCATGATCAGCCCTCGTGCTTGGCCTTGTAATCGGCCACCGCAGCCTTGATGGCATCTTCCGCCAGGATGGAGCAGTGGATCTTCACCGGTGGCAGCGCCAATTCTTCGGCGATCTGGGTGTTCTTGATGCTGAGGGCCTGGTCCAGCGTCTTGCCCTTGACCCATTCGGTCACCAGCGAGCTGGAGGCAATGGCCGAGCCGCAGCCATAGGTCTTGAACTTGGCGTCCTCGATGGTGCCGTCGGCAGCCACCTTGATCTGCAGTTTCATCACGTCGCCGCAAGCGGGCGCACCAACCATGCCGGTGCCTACGCTATCGTCGCCCTTTTCGAAGGCGCCCACATTGCGGGGATTTTCGTAGTGGTCGATGACCTTGTCGCTGTATGCCATTTTTCGTACTCCTTGGCGGAACCACCACGGTTCCGCACTTGCTTCGTATCGCCGTCAGGCGAGTGTGTCCGGCTGCGGTTTAATGCGCGGCCCATTGCACGGTGCTGAGATCAACGCCGTCTTTGTACATATCCCACAAGGGGCTCAGTTCGCGCAGCTTGTCGATCTTGCCGCGGATCAGGGCAATGGCGTAGTCGATGTCTTCCACCGTATTGAAGCGGCCGATGGTAAAGCGGATCGAGGAATGCGCCAGTTCGTCGTTGCGGCCCAGGGCGCGCAAGACGTAGGACGGTTCCAGCGAAGCCGAGGTACAGGCGGAACCGGACGATACCGCCAGGTCCTTCAGCGCCATGATCAAGGACTCGCCTTCGACATAGTTGAAGCTGACATTCAGGTTATGCGGCACGCGCTGGTCGCGGTCGCCGTTCAGATAGACCTCTTCCATATCGGCCACGCCGTCCCACAAACGGTCGCGCAGCATGCGGATGCGTGCCAGTTCGGCGCCCATTTCCTCGCGGGCAATGCGGAAGGCCTCGCCCATGCCGACGATCTGGTGGGTCGCCAGGGTACCCGAGCGCATGCCGCGCTCATGGCCGCCACCATGCATCTGCGCTTCCAGCCGCACACGCGGCTTGCGGCGCACGTACAGCGCCCCGATGCCCTTGGGGCCATAGGTCTTGTGCGCGGAAAAACTCATCAGGTCGACCTTGAGCGTGCTCAGGTCGATTTCGATCTTGCCGGTGGCCTGGGCCGCGTCCACGTGGAACAGGATGCCGCGCTCGCGCAGCATCTCGCCGATCTCGGCGATGGGCTGGACCACGCCGATCTCATTGTTGACCGCCATGATGGAGACCAGCACGGTGTCGTCGCGCAAGCTGGCCTTCAGTACGTCCAGATCGACCAGGCCGTTGTCGCGCGGGCTGAGGTAGGTCACCTCGTAGCCTTCGCGCTCCAGTTCGCGCATGGTATCGAGCACAGCCTTGTGCTCGGTCTTCATGGTGATCAGGTGCTTGCCCTTGCTGTCCTTGTAGAAATGCGCGGCGCCCTTGATGGCCAGGTTGTTGGACTCGGTCGCACCCGAGGTCCAGACGATTTCCTTGGCATCGCAGTTCACCAGCTTGGCGATTTCCTCGCGGGCATTCTCTACCGCTTCCTCGGCCGCCCAGCCATAGGCGTGCGAACGACTGGCCGGATTGCCGAACTGCTCGGTCAACCAGGGAATCATTTTCGCGGCGACACGCGGGTCCACCGGCGTGGTGGCGGAATAGTCGAGATAGATCGGCAGTTTCATTTACTACGCTCCATGGCGATACGTCTGTGCCCAGTACGAAGGCGGGTTCGGGTTCCCGGTTTACGACGCTGATGCAAAAGTTCAAACAACACTTCAAGCGCTTGGCATGGCTTCCGGACTGGTTTTGCGCCTGTCGTGCAGCACGCTGCATTCGCTGGACTGGACCGACGGGCACTTGGCGCGCTGCCTTTCGATCAGGTCGCCCAGCGAAACCGAAGCCAGGTACGCATAAATGGTGCGATTGAGATCGGTCCATAAATCGTGCGTCATGCAACGCTTGTTATCTTCCAGGCAGTTTTCCTTGCCGCCGCACTGGGTGGCATCCAGCGGTTCGTCCACCGCGGTGATGATGTCCGCCACCGAGATATCGGCCACCGGCCGTGCCAGGCGGTAACCGCCGCCGGGGCCTCGCACACTGTCCACCAGGCCGTTGCGGCGCAACTTGCCGAACAACTGTTCCAGGTAGGACAGCGAAATATGCTGCCGCTCCGACACGCCAGCCAGCGTAACCGGCCCCTTCTGCTCGCACAGTGCCAGGTCAAGCATTGCCGTCACGGCGAAGCGGCCTTTGGTGGTCAAGCGCATGGAGGGGGTTCCTGCCTGGCGAAGTGAGTAGGGATAAGGCCTAGGATAAAATACCCGACTTTTTTAGTCAACCATATATCCTACTAATTTAGTCAACTATCTTGTTCAAGTAGCCCGCATCGAACTTGTCGGCGGTAGCGCGTTCTTCCGCGCAATTCACGCCCAGTTTTTCCAGATGCTGCAGGATCAATTCGATGCGCGCGTCGATATTGCTGCTGTGGTCCACCAGGCCGTGGATGGCCTGCACGATGGGATCGTCCATCTTGCCGGTGATGGCGTAGGCCGAAAAACCCATCTTCTCGGCACTGGCTTCGCGCGCCTGCGCAACGGTATCCGCGACGATACGGGCCGGGATGCCGACGGCGGTGGCATTGGCCGGCACATCCTTGACCACCACCGCGTTGGAGCCGACCTTGGCGCCGGCATACAGGGTGATCGGTCCCAGCACCTTGGCGCCCGCGCCGATGATCACGCCCCGCTCCAGGGTCGGATGGCGTTTGCCCTTGTTCCAGCTGGTACCACCCAGGGTGACGCCGTGATAAAGCGTGCAATCGTCGCCTATCACCGCCGTCTCGCCCACCACGATACCCATGCCGTGGTCGATAAAGACCCGCCGGCCTATGGTCGCGCCGGGGTGGATCTCGATCCCGGTGAGCCAGCGCGAGCAATGCGATACCCAGCGCCCCAGCCACTTGAAGCCGCTGCGCCATAGCCAATGGGCAATCTGGTGAAAAGTCAGGGCATGCAGGCCCGGGTAACAGGTGATGACTTCCCAGGTCGAGCGGGCGGCAGGGTCGCGGTCGAATACGACCGCTATGTTCTCACGAAGGCGCGCAAGCATGCTGGGTGGGCTCGGGGAAGCGAAAGCTGAGCATTTTACTCGACTATTGTGCGGCGCGGAAAGGCTTCTCGCCCCCATTCGACGCTTCGTGTACACCGAGGTCTGGATGCGGTGTGGCGTTTGCTTCCTCGCTTGCAAAACAACCATCCGCTGCCAATCTCGAAAGTCGCGTTGCGCCAATCTCTCACAGCCTCTCCATCGGCGTGCTTACTGCACACGGATCACACCAAGGAGACAGGAACCATGCTGCCCGCGCTTACTGCCGTACTCCCAGTATCGACCCCAGACTGGACTGGCCGATTGAAGGCGATTACCGATGCAGAGGTGCAAATGTCCATTCAGCGCTTGGCGGAGAATGATCCGACGCTGACACAGCTTAGTCTGTGGAACAAGCAGATCGACGCCAGCGGCGTGCAGGTGCTGGCCGGTGCATTGGCGCAGAACGACTACCTGAACACGCTCAAGCTGGAATGTATCCAGTTCGGCGACAGCGGGGCGCAAGCGCTGGCCAGTGCGCTGGCGCAGAATCACTGCCTGACCTTGCTCGGCGTGGGCATTGCCCCCCCTGCTTGACCACTGACCAATTGGCCGCACAGTTACTGCAACAACAAGCGATCCTATCGGCCAAGGAACAAGAGCTTGAGGATATGCGGCAATCGCTGACGCTACAACAGGCTGCCTTAAGGTCCGCCGAACAGAAATGTAACGAGCTGCAAGGACTCTCTCAAGGTGGAAAGAATAGAAAAAGATAGGGGCGTGACATGACACGCAGCCGGCAAAGCCGCGCCGAAGCCACGGGCGGAACGCATGAAGGTGCAGCCTATAACCAGTGGCTGTCTTGCGAGATTCAGGCAGCCATTAACGATCCCAGGCCCAGCGTCCCGCACGATGAAGTCATGACCGAAATGGACGCAGACATTGCCGCGTTGCCGAAGAAAAGACGCGCGTGACGTATTCGATATACCGCCATCAGCCATGAGGCTATGTATCCATAAATTCCATGGTTTTTACAGAAGTTTTTTAATCGTTTCAGGAAGAAAATTCAATTTTCAAAGAGGAAATTGCCATGAAAAAAATGCTGGCTTCGTTTGCCACCCTTGCGCTTTTATTAACAGGAGGGGTCCACGCCTCTCCGTTGAAATTCGCCAACTCGGCATGGATGTATGATGGCGACAATACCGATCCGGCAAATCCATTAAAACCCACCGTCGGCTTGATGGCCAACGATATTCTCCGCGCGGATGCCGCCATGGGGAATAAACTCGGCATGGTGTATATATACGGCTCGGATATGGAATT contains the following coding sequences:
- a CDS encoding DUF4124 domain-containing protein, whose protein sequence is MTLPTKSPRMLTALALPALLVCLAASVSADIYKWVDQNGRVQYGDTPPAEAKAKAKKLELKPNTISAPPPPAVVEAKPAVVAPKPAESTPAEAAKPQDATAPDAPDSSSQPPA
- the hscB gene encoding Fe-S protein assembly co-chaperone HscB, translating into MVFDFSQDHFALFGLPRGFRLDRAALDAAYLGLQSRYHPDRAAGLGDADKRLSLQAATRVNEAFQTLKSPLGRARYLLQLAGVDTQEETNTSMPTAFLMQQMEWREAVADARADKQVAALEKLAGELRGETRLLEAALSEALDARQDHAEAALLVRKLKFLEKLAREIDDATELLLDQ
- the fdx gene encoding ISC system 2Fe-2S type ferredoxin: MPIITVLPHKELCPNGARFEVEAGETVCNALLVHDIAIEHACEQSCACTTCHVIVREGFKSLPPSEEEEDDLLDKAWGLTPLSRLSCQAVVTQSDLTVEIPKYTINHAREHHDKDWDI
- the iscX gene encoding Fe-S cluster assembly protein IscX, coding for MKWTDSREIAIALADKFPDTDPKAVRFTDLMEWVLALDGFNDDPKHCGEKILEGIQLCWMDEAE
- the iscU gene encoding Fe-S cluster assembly scaffold IscU, with the protein product MAYSDKVIDHYENPRNVGAFEKGDDSVGTGMVGAPACGDVMKLQIKVAADGTIEDAKFKTYGCGSAIASSSLVTEWVKGKTLDQALSIKNTQIAEELALPPVKIHCSILAEDAIKAAVADYKAKHEG
- the iscA gene encoding iron-sulfur cluster assembly protein IscA, translating into MGLSLSESAARHVAKYIAKRGKGVGVRLAVRTSGCSGMAYKLEFVDEASTDDLAFESFGVKIFTDAKSLPYLDGTELDFVKEGLNEGFKFNNPNVKDECGCGESFNT
- a CDS encoding IscS subfamily cysteine desulfurase; its protein translation is MKLPIYLDYSATTPVDPRVAAKMIPWLTEQFGNPASRSHAYGWAAEEAVENAREEIAKLVNCDAKEIVWTSGATESNNLAIKGAAHFYKDSKGKHLITMKTEHKAVLDTMRELEREGYEVTYLSPRDNGLVDLDVLKASLRDDTVLVSIMAVNNEIGVVQPIAEIGEMLRERGILFHVDAAQATGKIEIDLSTLKVDLMSFSAHKTYGPKGIGALYVRRKPRVRLEAQMHGGGHERGMRSGTLATHQIVGMGEAFRIAREEMGAELARIRMLRDRLWDGVADMEEVYLNGDRDQRVPHNLNVSFNYVEGESLIMALKDLAVSSGSACTSASLEPSYVLRALGRNDELAHSSIRFTIGRFNTVEDIDYAIALIRGKIDKLRELSPLWDMYKDGVDLSTVQWAAH
- the hscA gene encoding Fe-S protein assembly chaperone HscA: MALFQIAEPGQAAEPHKHRLAVGIDLGTTNSLVATVRSGSAVVLADELGRTLLPSVVHYDAAGKITVGHAAQARQSEDPRNTIVSVKRFMGRGVKDLPDSAATPYRFVDAPGMLKIKTVAGDKSPVAVSADVLRALKLRAEASLGGELVGAVITVPAYFDDAQRQATKDAATLAGLNVLRLLNEPTAAAVAYGLDNGSEGTYVIYDLGGGTFDVSILRLSRGVFEVLATSGDSALGGDDFDQRIFCWVAEQAGLTRLGDHDTRLLLTRAREAKEALSEHDSTHIMARLENGDVVDVVLSLEVFQQITANLVQKTINPVRKAMRDAQLCLDDIKGVVMVGGATRMPHVRRAVAEHFGREPLTNLDPDKVVALGAAMQANALAGNKGDDEWLLLDVIPLSLGLETMGGLAEKVIPRNSTIPTARAQEFTTFKDGQTAMAIHVVQGERELISDCRSLARFELRGIPPMVAGAARIRVTFQVDADGLLSVSAREQSTGVETSIVVKPSYGLADDEIARMLQDSMSHAADDMAARGLAEARVEADSLLTATRNALEIDGALIDQAERDKLTKAMEALQLAAGQDDAARLRELTEQLNQASSEFAALRMDAAVKRGLAGQKLSEL
- the cysE gene encoding serine O-acetyltransferase, whose protein sequence is MLARLRENIAVVFDRDPAARSTWEVITCYPGLHALTFHQIAHWLWRSGFKWLGRWVSHCSRWLTGIEIHPGATIGRRVFIDHGMGIVVGETAVIGDDCTLYHGVTLGGTSWNKGKRHPTLERGVIIGAGAKVLGPITLYAGAKVGSNAVVVKDVPANATAVGIPARIVADTVAQAREASAEKMGFSAYAITGKMDDPIVQAIHGLVDHSSNIDARIELILQHLEKLGVNCAEERATADKFDAGYLNKIVD
- the relB gene encoding type II toxin-antitoxin system RelB family antitoxin, encoding MTRSRQSRAEATGGTHEGAAYNQWLSCEIQAAINDPRPSVPHDEVMTEMDADIAALPKKRRA
- the iscR gene encoding Fe-S cluster assembly transcriptional regulator IscR produces the protein MRLTTKGRFAVTAMLDLALCEQKGPVTLAGVSERQHISLSYLEQLFGKLRRNGLVDSVRGPGGGYRLARPVADISVADIITAVDEPLDATQCGGKENCLEDNKRCMTHDLWTDLNRTIYAYLASVSLGDLIERQRAKCPSVQSSECSVLHDRRKTSPEAMPSA
- a CDS encoding isochorismatase family protein gives rise to the protein MLMRAEDCSLLVVDVQEKLIAAIHDAPRLLASMRWLLDAAKLNGVPVVFSEQYPQGLGATLGLLKSAAPDAPVVDKTLFSCVAADCLRNTPVEARSQVLICGIEAHVCVLQTALELQAQGKQVFLVSDAIGARGREDKAAALARAAAAGVVIVTREMALFEWLRDSRAPKFREASKNLLQQAPCLPFQDALAVLPRIDHLAGMQLWREGKLEAIIENRPGQAGSLAVYHALFRDFGAITPKAARLGQWLYCEHADDARKHPGKHPNIDRLFSLEVMGGGYGVRLMMPS